One genomic window of Myxococcus xanthus includes the following:
- a CDS encoding FUSC family protein, translated as MSPLRHHLQAFLRVEPGRPAYGAGVRAALAVGGPMAVAALLHLPAATWVGMAALFVALVDRGGPYWDRALTMGAMTLLGSVVGLAAALHLPAWAAVIATLFWVTACGFARSYGDTPGLMGVVLANYFVVSLALPANDVADALLRSGLFLVGGAWAMFLALMLWPLVPYRPARLAIARCYDALADHAEEVGRWPLEGGASAAAGVLPEAPWQARMRQLIEQARTVLASTRMGRAGESGRGEQLLVLVEGADSMMVTLIALTEMLEVAPAEPRYHALRAEVQRALAELTADLRRVRFALEKGTEVSAQSVWNAERVKRALDALDTAGGVPEPVRAGYQYVHTLLDRLRDYSHATVEVAARLEGRAPVPDALALPARRVEAAPRQALLEPLRENLNVRSVIFRHALRLGVAAALATALVGALGLNHGYWVIITVTVVLQPYAGLTFQRSLQRIAGTLLGAALAAGLVALVRDPAIILLAIGGLFAVAMSIQPLSLSAFQVLLTPALVLLAELQSGDWELAGVRIVNTLLGGLIALTVTRLLWPSPEHLRLPEQVAFALRADREYLMAVAAAHSDSEPAVREARRKIGLALLAAEASFQRLLSEWTGPAKDLEPVMALLVYARRFTSAVTTLAASRADPASPRELSEVVRFAGGVLDELAAAMEQQRRPAPMPATVPAGGADALSRAHVERLVRQLTVLHHAAERVPPLRLKEGVRAGRASSPGAAGPR; from the coding sequence ATGAGTCCGCTCCGTCATCACCTCCAGGCCTTCCTCCGCGTGGAGCCGGGCCGTCCCGCGTATGGCGCCGGGGTCCGCGCCGCGCTTGCGGTGGGTGGGCCCATGGCCGTCGCGGCCCTGCTGCACCTTCCCGCGGCCACGTGGGTCGGTATGGCCGCGCTCTTCGTTGCCCTGGTGGACCGGGGCGGGCCCTACTGGGACCGCGCGCTCACCATGGGCGCCATGACGCTCCTGGGCTCCGTGGTGGGCCTGGCCGCGGCGCTGCACCTGCCCGCGTGGGCCGCCGTCATCGCCACGCTGTTCTGGGTGACGGCGTGTGGCTTCGCCCGCTCGTATGGGGACACGCCCGGGTTGATGGGCGTGGTGCTCGCCAACTACTTCGTGGTGTCGCTCGCGCTTCCCGCCAACGACGTGGCTGACGCATTGCTGCGCTCCGGCTTGTTCCTGGTGGGCGGCGCGTGGGCCATGTTCCTCGCGCTGATGCTGTGGCCGCTGGTGCCCTACCGGCCCGCGCGCCTGGCCATCGCGCGGTGTTACGACGCGCTGGCGGACCATGCGGAAGAGGTGGGGCGCTGGCCGCTCGAAGGGGGGGCGTCCGCCGCCGCGGGTGTCCTGCCGGAGGCGCCCTGGCAGGCCCGCATGCGTCAGCTCATCGAACAAGCGCGCACCGTGCTGGCCTCCACGCGCATGGGCCGGGCGGGGGAGAGCGGCCGGGGCGAACAGCTGCTGGTGCTGGTCGAAGGCGCGGATTCGATGATGGTGACGCTCATCGCGCTGACGGAGATGCTGGAGGTGGCGCCCGCCGAGCCCCGCTATCACGCGCTCCGAGCGGAGGTGCAGCGCGCGCTGGCGGAGCTGACCGCGGACCTGCGCCGCGTCCGGTTTGCTCTGGAGAAGGGGACGGAGGTGAGCGCCCAGTCGGTCTGGAACGCCGAGCGGGTGAAGCGGGCCCTGGATGCGCTGGACACGGCGGGCGGCGTGCCGGAGCCGGTGCGCGCCGGCTATCAATACGTGCACACGCTGCTGGACCGCCTGCGGGACTATTCCCACGCGACGGTGGAGGTGGCGGCGCGGCTGGAGGGCCGCGCGCCCGTGCCGGACGCCCTGGCGCTGCCCGCGCGGCGGGTGGAGGCGGCGCCGCGGCAGGCCCTCCTGGAGCCGCTGCGGGAGAATCTCAACGTCCGCTCCGTCATCTTCCGTCACGCGCTGCGGCTGGGCGTCGCGGCCGCGCTGGCCACCGCGCTCGTGGGGGCGCTGGGATTGAATCACGGCTACTGGGTCATCATCACCGTCACCGTCGTCCTGCAGCCCTACGCAGGCCTCACGTTCCAGCGGAGCCTGCAGCGCATCGCGGGCACGCTGCTGGGCGCGGCGCTGGCCGCGGGTCTGGTGGCGTTGGTGAGGGACCCGGCCATCATCCTGCTGGCCATCGGGGGGCTGTTCGCGGTGGCGATGAGCATCCAGCCGCTCAGCCTGTCCGCGTTCCAGGTGCTGCTGACTCCGGCCCTGGTGCTGCTGGCGGAACTCCAGAGCGGGGACTGGGAGCTGGCCGGGGTGCGCATCGTCAACACGCTGCTGGGAGGGCTGATTGCGCTGACGGTGACGCGGCTCTTGTGGCCCAGCCCGGAGCACCTGCGTCTGCCGGAGCAGGTGGCCTTCGCGTTGCGCGCGGACCGCGAATACCTGATGGCGGTGGCCGCCGCGCACTCGGACTCGGAGCCCGCGGTGCGCGAGGCCCGGCGGAAGATAGGCCTGGCGCTGCTGGCGGCGGAGGCGTCCTTCCAGCGGCTGCTGAGTGAGTGGACCGGGCCCGCCAAGGACCTGGAGCCGGTGATGGCGCTGCTGGTCTACGCGCGGCGCTTCACGTCGGCGGTGACGACGCTGGCCGCCAGTCGCGCGGACCCGGCGTCCCCCCGGGAACTCTCCGAGGTGGTGCGCTTCGCCGGGGGCGTGTTGGACGAACTGGCGGCGGCCATGGAGCAGCAACGCCGGCCCGCGCCCATGCCCGCCACGGTTCCGGCGGGTGGGGCGGATGCGCTGTCGCGCGCGCACGTGGAGCGGCTCGTGCGACAGCTCACCGTGCTGCACCACGCGGCGGAGCGTGTCCCGCCGCTGCGGCTCAAGGAGGGCGTCAGGGCCGGTCGAGCGTCGTCACCAGGCGCCGCAGGTCCTCGTTGA
- a CDS encoding HEAT repeat domain-containing protein: MTRSLTALCIALSFLMLAGCKGDPATPEYWESGIQQSRRAEDRIRMVEAMRSSGKMDERFLPMLHGQLGTERKPEVRAALARALGDLKHASSVEPLTKALDPAAGDMPAQLANKAIVATLGAIGDRRAIPALVPLLRAKDNYTRIEAVQVLGDMKAKEAVEPLITLATDDTVEPFLNKKAIEALGDIGDGRAAPALVRMLTKERKGKSFYVESSFALYQLGAPAADALLQALEGQDADLLKWARSNGVNPASYAMKAATVLGDLREKRAVATLLKQLAFTNTDPQIQALVRMQAADALARMRAQEAVKPLAGLVSETDATVRDSYVSALVRLGGRDALPALEKAAGTGDWYARELAVKGIAMLGDARELPLLQKLAAAEPARTAADCKQAEDEGCDDAAALGKQRADQIAGQSKLLEAAQACGGNAGCWVQRMEKAEPRMLERAALEVGRSGAAEHAGALASRLGERDTEARLALVLAVGWLVEGSQDVAKKLREASLPTMRKQLADEQGNTRFVSVNEDLRRLVTTLDRP, encoded by the coding sequence ATGACCCGCTCTCTGACCGCGTTGTGTATTGCGCTCTCGTTCCTGATGTTGGCTGGGTGCAAGGGGGACCCAGCGACCCCGGAGTACTGGGAGTCAGGCATTCAGCAGAGCCGCAGAGCGGAGGACCGCATCCGCATGGTGGAGGCCATGCGTTCGTCCGGGAAGATGGACGAGCGTTTCCTGCCCATGCTCCACGGGCAGCTCGGCACCGAGCGCAAGCCGGAGGTGCGCGCCGCGCTGGCCCGCGCGTTGGGAGACTTGAAGCATGCCTCTTCGGTGGAGCCGCTGACGAAGGCCCTGGACCCGGCGGCGGGCGACATGCCCGCGCAGTTGGCGAACAAGGCCATTGTCGCGACGCTGGGGGCCATTGGTGACCGCCGCGCCATCCCCGCGCTGGTGCCGCTGCTGCGCGCGAAGGACAACTACACGCGCATCGAGGCGGTGCAGGTGCTGGGCGACATGAAGGCGAAGGAAGCGGTGGAGCCGCTCATCACCCTGGCCACGGACGACACCGTGGAGCCCTTCCTCAACAAGAAGGCCATTGAGGCCCTGGGTGACATCGGTGACGGCCGCGCGGCGCCCGCGCTGGTGCGGATGCTGACCAAGGAGCGCAAGGGCAAGTCCTTCTACGTGGAGAGCTCCTTCGCGCTGTACCAACTGGGCGCGCCCGCGGCGGACGCGCTGCTTCAGGCGTTGGAGGGCCAGGACGCGGACCTGCTGAAGTGGGCGCGGTCGAACGGCGTCAACCCGGCCAGCTACGCGATGAAGGCGGCGACGGTGCTGGGCGACCTGCGGGAGAAGCGGGCGGTGGCCACGCTGTTGAAGCAACTGGCCTTCACCAACACGGACCCGCAGATTCAGGCGCTGGTGCGGATGCAGGCCGCGGACGCGCTGGCGCGCATGCGCGCACAGGAGGCGGTGAAGCCACTGGCCGGGCTCGTGTCGGAGACGGACGCCACCGTGAGGGATTCCTACGTGAGCGCCCTGGTGCGCCTGGGCGGACGCGACGCACTGCCCGCGCTGGAGAAGGCCGCGGGCACCGGAGACTGGTACGCGCGCGAGTTGGCGGTGAAGGGCATCGCCATGCTGGGCGACGCGCGCGAGCTGCCCTTGTTGCAGAAGCTCGCCGCGGCCGAGCCGGCGCGGACGGCGGCGGACTGCAAGCAGGCGGAGGACGAAGGCTGCGATGACGCGGCCGCGCTGGGCAAGCAGCGCGCGGACCAGATTGCGGGCCAGTCCAAGCTGCTGGAGGCCGCGCAGGCGTGCGGGGGCAACGCGGGCTGCTGGGTGCAGCGCATGGAGAAGGCGGAGCCGCGAATGCTGGAGCGCGCGGCGCTGGAGGTCGGCCGTTCGGGCGCGGCCGAGCACGCGGGCGCGCTGGCCTCGCGACTGGGAGAGCGCGACACCGAGGCCCGTCTCGCGCTCGTCCTCGCGGTGGGCTGGCTGGTGGAAGGCTCGCAGGACGTCGCGAAGAAGCTGCGCGAGGCCTCCCTGCCCACGATGCGAAAGCAGCTCGCGGACGAGCAGGGCAACACCCGGTTCGTCAGCGTCAACGAGGACCTGCGGCGCCTGGTGACGACGCTCGACCGGCCCTGA
- a CDS encoding HAMP domain-containing protein, translating to MSDGNQKTVRPSHVRRTYILDRPFQLKYILLLAGIGAGSILVFGLLAHRVHVSSTALGLDGGQTLLWLTAVGALGTAVAMGLFGLVFTHRVAGPVHVMSLYVAALAAGRYPRMRPLRRGDELKQFFDRFTEAVTRIREREADEAYALETVLEALRPVATTPEALEALGTLSALHTRKRQAVDTPTGSTFKSVA from the coding sequence ATGTCCGATGGCAATCAAAAGACGGTGCGCCCGAGCCACGTCCGCCGGACGTACATCCTGGACCGGCCTTTCCAGCTCAAATACATCCTGCTGTTGGCGGGGATTGGTGCCGGCAGCATCCTCGTGTTCGGACTGTTGGCGCACCGCGTCCACGTGTCGTCCACGGCCCTGGGACTGGACGGCGGGCAGACGCTGCTGTGGCTGACGGCGGTGGGCGCGCTGGGCACGGCGGTGGCGATGGGTCTCTTCGGCCTCGTCTTCACCCACCGGGTGGCGGGCCCCGTCCACGTCATGAGCCTGTATGTGGCGGCGCTGGCGGCCGGCCGCTATCCCCGGATGCGGCCGCTGCGGCGCGGGGACGAGCTCAAGCAGTTCTTCGACCGCTTCACCGAAGCGGTGACGCGCATCCGGGAGCGTGAGGCGGATGAGGCCTACGCGCTGGAGACCGTGCTGGAGGCCCTGCGACCGGTGGCCACCACGCCCGAGGCCCTGGAGGCGCTGGGCACCCTGAGCGCCCTGCACACGCGCAAACGTCAGGCGGTGGACACTCCCACCGGGAGCACCTTCAAGTCCGTGGCCTGA
- the fmt gene encoding methionyl-tRNA formyltransferase, giving the protein MSRPRIVFMGTPEFAVSSLAACFELGDVVAVVTQPDKPKGRGNTVTAPPVKELALSRGVPVLQPTKLRTPPFAEELRQYAPDVCVVTAYGRILPKDLLELPTHGCVNVHGSLLPRFRGAAPIQWAIAHGDTETGVSLMVMDEGLDTGPVLAMKRMAIAPDETSASLYPKLAALGGEVLREFLPAYLSGELKPVPQPSEGMVLAPIIEKDQGRLDFTKPAVELERRLRAFTPWPGAFTTLGGKLLKVHRAQARGGSGAPGTVLASGPDGIEVACGEGSLVLLDLQPEGKRVMRAADFLQGHKLAPGSQPFVAG; this is encoded by the coding sequence ATGAGCAGACCCCGCATCGTTTTCATGGGCACCCCCGAGTTCGCGGTGTCCTCACTGGCCGCCTGCTTCGAACTGGGAGACGTGGTGGCCGTCGTCACCCAACCCGACAAGCCGAAGGGCCGCGGCAACACGGTGACGGCGCCGCCGGTGAAGGAGCTGGCCCTGTCGCGCGGCGTGCCCGTGCTCCAGCCCACCAAGCTGCGTACGCCGCCCTTCGCGGAGGAGCTGCGCCAGTACGCGCCCGACGTCTGCGTGGTGACGGCCTATGGCCGCATCCTCCCCAAGGATTTGCTGGAGCTGCCCACCCACGGCTGCGTCAACGTGCACGGCTCGCTGCTGCCGCGCTTCCGGGGCGCCGCGCCCATCCAGTGGGCCATTGCCCACGGCGACACGGAGACGGGTGTGTCGCTGATGGTGATGGATGAAGGATTGGACACCGGTCCGGTGTTGGCGATGAAGCGCATGGCCATTGCCCCGGACGAGACGAGCGCGTCGCTGTACCCGAAGCTGGCCGCGCTGGGCGGCGAGGTGCTGCGCGAGTTCCTGCCGGCCTACCTGAGCGGGGAGCTGAAGCCGGTGCCGCAGCCTTCCGAGGGCATGGTGCTGGCCCCCATCATCGAGAAGGACCAGGGCCGGTTGGATTTCACGAAGCCCGCGGTGGAGCTGGAGCGGCGCCTGCGGGCCTTCACGCCGTGGCCCGGGGCCTTCACCACGCTGGGCGGAAAGCTGCTGAAGGTCCACCGCGCGCAGGCCAGGGGTGGTAGTGGGGCTCCCGGCACGGTGCTGGCGTCCGGCCCGGACGGCATCGAGGTGGCATGCGGCGAAGGCTCGCTGGTGCTGCTGGACCTCCAGCCAGAAGGCAAGCGGGTGATGCGCGCCGCGGACTTCCTGCAGGGGCACAAGCTGGCGCCGGGCAGCCAGCCCTTCGTCGCGGGCTGA
- a CDS encoding type II 3-dehydroquinate dehydratase — protein sequence MRLLVLHGPNLNLLGVRDGSSGGRLEDLDAALHARAEELGQALTVVQSNHEGDLLDTLGAELEELDGIIINPAGLFGSYCLKEGLEAAGLPAIEVLFKPPARESVVGEACVLQIHGGPGFEPYLQALETFGSGVFTTEKPESKKALGKKKGSSSKGAKVTPITVLERAARKEGSSETARSLSRAAKTAGPTKTLGRKLAPVEDLRAARQAKTLGRGGGKGLTPAADLLTRALVRQKISDRLSGRLSASELAAWARSQYQAVQRGAPAENGHRELLEESLQSLTLSNLPATRLSDEQLVDLLTRLDEG from the coding sequence ATGAGACTGCTGGTACTGCACGGACCCAACCTGAACCTGCTGGGCGTGCGGGATGGCTCGTCCGGGGGGCGGCTGGAGGACCTGGACGCGGCGCTGCACGCGCGGGCGGAGGAGCTGGGGCAGGCGCTGACGGTGGTGCAGTCCAACCACGAGGGCGACCTGCTGGACACGCTCGGCGCGGAGTTGGAGGAGCTGGACGGCATCATCATCAACCCGGCCGGGCTGTTCGGCTCCTATTGCCTGAAGGAGGGGCTGGAGGCCGCCGGGCTGCCCGCCATCGAGGTGCTGTTCAAGCCCCCGGCCCGCGAATCCGTGGTGGGGGAGGCCTGCGTGCTCCAGATTCACGGCGGGCCCGGCTTCGAGCCCTACCTGCAGGCCCTGGAGACCTTCGGCAGCGGCGTCTTCACGACGGAGAAGCCGGAGTCGAAGAAGGCCCTGGGGAAGAAGAAGGGGAGCAGCTCCAAGGGGGCGAAGGTCACCCCCATCACCGTGCTCGAGCGCGCCGCGCGCAAGGAGGGCTCGTCGGAGACGGCCAGGTCCCTGTCCCGCGCGGCGAAGACGGCGGGGCCCACGAAGACGCTGGGCCGCAAGCTGGCGCCCGTGGAGGACCTGCGCGCGGCCCGTCAGGCGAAGACGCTGGGGCGCGGCGGCGGCAAGGGGCTCACCCCCGCGGCGGACCTGCTCACGCGCGCGCTGGTGCGCCAGAAGATTTCAGACCGGCTTTCGGGCCGGCTCTCCGCCTCCGAGCTGGCCGCCTGGGCGCGTTCCCAGTATCAGGCGGTGCAGCGTGGCGCTCCGGCGGAGAATGGCCACCGTGAGCTGCTGGAGGAGAGCCTCCAGAGCCTCACCCTCTCCAACCTGCCCGCGACGCGGCTCTCGGATGAGCAGCTCGTGGACCTCTTGACCCGGCTCGACGAAGGATGA
- the rsmB gene encoding 16S rRNA (cytosine(967)-C(5))-methyltransferase RsmB produces MNARALAIQVLARVRATDAYLNVVLDTQLSESPPKDPRDAALVTELTYGATRRQLALDYAITRFADRKLDALEDKVLAALRIGAYQIFHTRVPARAAVAETVQALKEVGLTRAAGFTNAILRKLAALPAPPLPPASDVALHLSVRESHPQWLVERWLRQFGRERAEAMLVADNQAPAVVVRANTAKVTRDALLAQLQEMGVDAKATTVSPVGITLPSVGRVEDVYGYAEGLWQVQDEAAQLVGVYGAIPETARVLDACAAPGGKSCHQAQSHDVVAVDLHAHKLRKIEAEARRLGLQPRLKAYAHDAAEPFPEEWGEFHAFLVDAPCSGLGTLRRHPELRYRRKEEDISRLATLQRRILENCQDAVPPGGLLVYAVCTMEPQEGQDQVEMFLRSHPEWTAEPPVLPGLKLPMSQAYLRTLPGPEGFDGFFAARLRKLY; encoded by the coding sequence ATGAACGCCCGCGCACTCGCCATCCAGGTCCTCGCGCGTGTCCGCGCGACGGATGCCTACCTCAACGTCGTATTGGACACGCAGTTGTCCGAGTCGCCGCCGAAGGACCCGCGCGACGCGGCGCTCGTCACCGAGCTGACCTACGGCGCCACCCGGCGGCAGCTCGCGCTGGACTACGCGATTACCCGCTTCGCCGACCGCAAGCTGGACGCGCTGGAGGACAAGGTGCTGGCGGCCCTCCGCATCGGCGCCTACCAGATATTCCACACCCGCGTGCCGGCCCGCGCCGCGGTGGCGGAGACGGTGCAGGCGCTGAAGGAAGTGGGGCTGACGCGCGCGGCGGGCTTCACCAACGCCATCCTCCGCAAGCTGGCGGCCCTGCCCGCGCCGCCGCTGCCGCCCGCGTCCGACGTGGCATTGCACCTGTCGGTGCGGGAGAGCCATCCCCAGTGGCTGGTGGAGCGTTGGCTGCGCCAGTTCGGCCGCGAGCGCGCCGAAGCCATGCTGGTGGCCGACAACCAGGCGCCCGCGGTGGTGGTGCGCGCCAACACCGCGAAGGTGACGCGCGACGCGCTGCTCGCCCAACTCCAGGAGATGGGCGTGGACGCGAAGGCGACCACCGTGTCGCCGGTGGGCATCACGCTGCCGTCCGTGGGCCGCGTGGAGGACGTGTACGGCTACGCGGAGGGCCTGTGGCAGGTGCAGGACGAGGCCGCGCAGCTCGTGGGCGTCTACGGGGCGATTCCGGAGACGGCGCGCGTGCTGGACGCGTGCGCCGCGCCGGGCGGCAAGTCCTGCCACCAGGCGCAGTCACATGACGTGGTGGCGGTGGATCTCCACGCGCACAAGCTGCGGAAGATTGAAGCGGAGGCCCGGCGCCTGGGCCTGCAGCCGCGCCTGAAGGCCTACGCGCACGACGCCGCGGAGCCCTTCCCGGAGGAGTGGGGAGAGTTCCACGCGTTCCTGGTGGATGCGCCGTGTTCGGGGCTGGGCACGCTGCGCCGCCACCCGGAGCTGCGCTACCGCCGCAAGGAGGAGGACATCTCCCGGCTGGCCACGCTCCAGCGGCGCATCCTGGAGAACTGCCAGGATGCGGTGCCGCCCGGGGGGCTGCTCGTGTACGCGGTGTGCACCATGGAGCCGCAGGAGGGGCAGGACCAGGTGGAGATGTTCCTGCGCAGCCACCCGGAGTGGACGGCCGAGCCACCCGTGCTGCCCGGCCTCAAGCTGCCGATGTCCCAGGCGTACCTGCGCACGCTGCCGGGACCGGAGGGCTTCGACGGGTTCTTCGCCGCGCGCCTCCGGAAGCTCTACTGA
- a CDS encoding LysR family transcriptional regulator, translating into MQLESLKMFCDVVETGSFSRAAQLNHVTQSAVSQQIRALENRYEQKLLSRSARQVTPTPAGERLFRGCKEILARFAEVEQEIREQATEVAGTTTVSTIYSVGLHELNSVQKQLLKSHPKVNMRLNYRRNDQVYDDVILGAAEIGIVAYPQPRAGVDILPFRDDKLSVVCAPDHPFATKQKVSLTALSGVPFIAFDREAPTRKALDRLFREKSIDINPVMEMDNVETIKRAVEMGLGVAILPMSTAQGEVKGGSLVAKPFAEGPVSRPIGLLIRKGKYLDRASAAVLEAFKAASNVPPPTENA; encoded by the coding sequence ATGCAGCTCGAATCCTTGAAGATGTTCTGCGACGTGGTCGAGACAGGCTCATTCTCCCGCGCCGCGCAGCTCAACCACGTCACGCAATCCGCGGTGAGCCAGCAGATTCGCGCGCTGGAGAACCGGTACGAGCAGAAGCTGCTGTCGCGCAGCGCGCGCCAGGTGACGCCGACGCCGGCCGGGGAGCGGCTGTTCCGCGGGTGCAAGGAAATCCTCGCCCGCTTCGCCGAAGTGGAGCAGGAGATTCGTGAGCAGGCCACCGAGGTGGCGGGTACCACCACGGTCTCCACCATCTACTCGGTGGGGTTGCACGAGCTGAACTCGGTGCAGAAGCAACTGCTCAAGTCGCACCCCAAGGTGAACATGCGCCTGAACTACCGGCGCAACGACCAGGTGTACGACGACGTGATTCTGGGCGCGGCGGAGATTGGCATCGTCGCCTATCCGCAGCCCCGCGCGGGCGTGGACATCCTCCCCTTCCGCGACGACAAGCTGTCGGTCGTCTGTGCCCCCGACCACCCCTTCGCCACGAAGCAGAAGGTGAGCCTCACCGCGCTGTCGGGCGTGCCCTTCATCGCGTTCGACCGCGAGGCGCCCACGCGCAAGGCGCTGGACCGGCTCTTCCGCGAGAAGAGCATCGACATCAACCCGGTGATGGAGATGGACAACGTGGAGACCATCAAGCGGGCGGTGGAGATGGGCCTGGGCGTGGCCATCCTCCCCATGTCCACGGCGCAGGGCGAGGTGAAGGGCGGCTCCCTGGTCGCCAAGCCCTTCGCGGAGGGGCCGGTGTCGCGCCCCATTGGCCTGCTCATCCGCAAGGGCAAGTACCTGGACCGCGCGTCCGCCGCGGTGCTGGAGGCGTTCAAGGCCGCCTCCAACGTGCCGCCGCCCACCGAGAACGCCTGA
- a CDS encoding MJ1255/VC2487 family glycosyltransferase — protein sequence MRILYGVVGEGMGHATRSRVLLEELTKEHEVHIVVSGRAQDYLAKRFQNVHGIWGLTLAYEGNSVKKWQTVLQNLTGAVKGWPQNIRQYFELVDGFRPDVVVSDFESFSYMFARNHRLPVISVDNMQVINRCKHEPALLAGHEDSFETSRAIVKAKLPGAFHYLVTTFFYPELRKRRTTLAPSILRPEILEAKSEPGEHLLVYQTSTTNTALPDILKAAGIPCRVYGLRRDITEDLVDGNLTYRPFSEKGFIDDLRTARGVVASGGFTLMSEAVYLRKPVLSVPLEGQFEQVINALYLEQLGYGMYVKALTVDAVKEFLTRVPRCQQALQGYEQDGNTRMLAALREQLALAYEHRGHWAMERAQD from the coding sequence ATGCGAATCCTCTACGGTGTCGTCGGCGAAGGCATGGGCCATGCGACGCGCTCCCGCGTCCTCCTCGAGGAACTGACGAAGGAGCACGAGGTCCACATCGTCGTCTCCGGCCGGGCCCAGGACTATCTGGCCAAACGCTTCCAGAACGTGCACGGCATCTGGGGGCTGACGCTCGCGTACGAGGGCAACTCGGTGAAGAAGTGGCAGACGGTGCTGCAGAACCTCACGGGCGCCGTGAAGGGCTGGCCACAGAACATCCGCCAGTACTTCGAGCTGGTGGACGGCTTCCGCCCGGACGTGGTGGTGAGCGACTTCGAGTCGTTCAGCTACATGTTCGCCCGGAATCACCGGCTGCCCGTCATCAGCGTGGACAACATGCAGGTCATCAACCGGTGCAAGCACGAGCCGGCGCTGCTGGCGGGCCACGAGGACAGCTTCGAGACGTCGCGCGCCATCGTGAAGGCGAAGCTGCCGGGGGCCTTCCACTACCTGGTCACCACGTTCTTCTACCCGGAGCTCCGCAAGCGGCGCACCACGTTGGCCCCGTCGATTCTGCGCCCCGAAATCCTGGAGGCGAAGTCCGAGCCCGGTGAGCACCTGCTCGTGTACCAGACGTCGACGACGAACACGGCGCTGCCGGACATCCTCAAGGCCGCGGGCATCCCCTGCCGCGTGTACGGGCTGCGCCGTGACATCACCGAGGACCTGGTGGACGGCAACCTCACGTACCGGCCCTTCAGTGAAAAGGGCTTCATCGATGACCTGCGCACCGCGCGGGGCGTGGTGGCCAGCGGCGGCTTCACGTTGATGAGCGAGGCGGTGTACCTGCGCAAGCCGGTGCTGAGCGTGCCGCTGGAGGGGCAGTTCGAGCAGGTCATCAACGCGCTGTACCTGGAGCAACTGGGGTACGGCATGTACGTGAAGGCGCTGACGGTGGACGCGGTGAAGGAGTTCCTCACGCGCGTGCCCCGCTGCCAGCAGGCGCTCCAGGGCTACGAGCAGGACGGCAACACGCGGATGCTGGCCGCCCTGCGCGAACAGCTGGCCCTGGCCTACGAGCACCGTGGCCACTGGGCCATGGAGCGGGCGCAGGACTAG
- a CDS encoding SDR family NAD(P)-dependent oxidoreductase, whose amino-acid sequence MPAHRKDSDSSRISLGTVAAAGIGAALGLRRILRSRFQFKDSTVLITGGSRGLGLVLARQLLKEEARVAICGRDEQTLERAREELERTGGEVYAIPCDVRDPVQVEAMVSAIHERWGTVDVLINNAGVIQVGPLESMTLEDFQEAIDTHLWAPLYTTLAVLPEMKRRGKGRIVNIASVGGKVSIPHLVPYSASKFALVGLSDGLRAELRQDGIVVTTVCPGLMRTGSPRNAYFKGNHEAEYAWFATGDSLPLTSLSAEQAARKILDACRRGDAEALLGAPAKLAAVGRTLAPNLTATLTSWANRFMPQDSSQDRYSGSQSETPLTQSWLTELTRRAAERNNEAEVPLH is encoded by the coding sequence ATGCCAGCTCACCGCAAGGATTCTGACTCGTCCCGCATCTCGCTCGGCACCGTGGCCGCGGCCGGCATCGGCGCGGCGCTGGGACTGCGCCGCATCCTCCGCTCCCGATTCCAATTCAAGGACAGCACCGTCCTCATCACTGGCGGCTCTCGCGGCCTGGGCCTGGTGCTGGCGCGACAGCTCCTGAAGGAAGAGGCCCGGGTGGCCATCTGCGGCCGGGACGAGCAGACGCTGGAGCGGGCCCGCGAGGAGCTGGAGCGCACTGGCGGCGAGGTCTACGCCATCCCCTGCGACGTGCGAGATCCGGTGCAGGTGGAGGCCATGGTCTCCGCCATCCACGAGCGCTGGGGCACGGTGGACGTGCTCATCAACAACGCCGGCGTCATCCAGGTGGGGCCACTGGAGTCCATGACGCTGGAGGACTTCCAGGAAGCCATCGACACACACCTGTGGGCGCCGCTGTACACCACGCTGGCCGTGCTGCCGGAGATGAAGCGGCGCGGAAAGGGGCGCATCGTCAACATCGCCTCCGTGGGCGGAAAGGTGAGCATCCCCCACCTGGTACCGTATTCGGCCAGCAAGTTCGCGCTGGTGGGCCTGTCGGACGGCCTTCGCGCGGAGTTGCGCCAGGACGGCATCGTCGTCACCACGGTGTGCCCGGGGCTGATGCGCACGGGCAGCCCACGCAACGCGTACTTCAAGGGCAACCACGAGGCGGAGTACGCGTGGTTCGCCACCGGGGACTCCCTGCCCCTCACCTCACTGAGCGCCGAACAGGCCGCGCGCAAGATTCTGGACGCGTGCCGGCGGGGTGACGCCGAGGCGCTGCTGGGCGCACCGGCGAAGCTGGCCGCCGTGGGCCGCACGCTGGCCCCCAACCTGACGGCCACCCTCACCTCCTGGGCCAACCGATTCATGCCCCAGGACAGCAGCCAGGACCGCTACAGCGGCAGCCAGAGCGAAACGCCGCTGACCCAGTCCTGGCTCACCGAGCTGACGCGGCGCGCGGCCGAGCGCAACAACGAGGCCGAAGTGCCGCTGCACTGA